One segment of Bacillus alkalisoli DNA contains the following:
- a CDS encoding Na+/H+ antiporter subunit E, with protein sequence MAFQILINLLIAFIWMFLKNEWSFSTFFVGFFWGGFIIWAMRRFLPGRLYFSRVWAATKLLLIFLRELILSNIQVIKDILKPKLDIKPGIFAMPTDLKSNWEITLLSLLISLTPGTLVMDISDDNKILYIHAMNMPDVDKIISDIKHNFEEAIKEVTR encoded by the coding sequence ATGGCTTTTCAAATATTAATAAATTTATTGATTGCATTTATATGGATGTTTTTGAAAAACGAGTGGTCTTTCTCGACTTTCTTTGTCGGTTTTTTCTGGGGCGGTTTTATTATTTGGGCAATGAGAAGGTTCTTGCCTGGCAGATTATACTTCTCAAGAGTATGGGCTGCGACGAAACTATTACTCATCTTCCTAAGAGAGTTAATACTATCTAACATTCAAGTTATTAAAGATATATTAAAACCAAAATTAGACATTAAGCCCGGTATTTTCGCAATGCCAACAGACTTAAAGTCAAATTGGGAAATTACTCTTTTATCTCTTTTAATTAGTTTAACGCCAGGGACATTGGTTATGGATATTTCGGATGATAATAAAATCCTTTATATCCATGCGATGAATATGCCAGACGTTGATAAAATTATTAGTGATATTAAACATAACTTTGAAGAGGCCATTAAGGAGGTGACTAGGTAA
- a CDS encoding Na+/H+ antiporter subunit D, with amino-acid sequence MNNLVILPILIPFITASILLFIPRKIQLQKWISVVSLSLATIASFILVQSVYENGVQTLELGSWEPPYGIVLVADMFAALLVLTGLIVSFACVLFAFRGVGEEREKYYYYAFSQFLITGVMGAFLTGDLFNLFVFFEVMLISSYVLIVIGGTQIQMRESLKYILINIVSSGLFVIALAYLYGVVGTLNIADVSAKVAESGQTGILTVIAVLFLIVFGLKGGIFPLYLWLPGSYQAPPYAITALFAALLTKVGVYAIIRTFSIIFYHEPQITHMIIGVLAIITILIGAIGAIAYWDVKKILIYNIVTAVGVIVFGVAIATEIGYAGSIFYLVHDMVIKGALFLLAGALFAITGTDKIKEMGGVIKRHPLLGWMFFTATLALAGIPPLSGFVGKVLLTQAGLAGGHYVFVGVMLFSSLLVLYSVMKIFMNCFFREEVLTEKEEKGSTKGLLYPSVILIAVSAFIGLGAETITPYIMQAAETLMDPSIYIQAVLKE; translated from the coding sequence ATGAATAACCTTGTCATCTTACCTATCCTTATCCCTTTTATCACTGCTTCGATCCTATTATTTATACCTAGGAAAATTCAGTTACAAAAGTGGATAAGTGTAGTTTCATTGTCTCTTGCAACTATTGCCTCTTTTATCCTAGTTCAATCCGTATATGAAAATGGTGTACAAACACTTGAACTTGGTAGTTGGGAGCCACCTTACGGGATAGTACTTGTTGCAGATATGTTTGCAGCATTGCTTGTACTTACTGGATTAATTGTAAGTTTTGCTTGTGTATTATTTGCTTTTCGTGGTGTAGGCGAAGAACGGGAGAAATATTACTATTATGCCTTTTCTCAATTTTTAATAACAGGCGTAATGGGGGCATTTTTAACAGGAGACTTATTTAACCTTTTCGTATTTTTCGAAGTAATGTTAATTTCTTCATATGTACTTATTGTAATCGGTGGCACTCAAATTCAAATGCGCGAATCTTTAAAGTATATTTTAATTAACATTGTTTCTTCGGGTTTATTCGTTATAGCACTAGCTTATTTATATGGAGTTGTTGGTACCTTAAACATTGCTGACGTATCTGCGAAAGTAGCGGAATCAGGTCAAACTGGAATTCTAACTGTAATAGCAGTATTGTTCCTAATTGTTTTCGGCTTAAAGGGTGGTATATTCCCACTTTACTTATGGTTACCTGGTTCTTATCAAGCACCGCCATACGCTATAACAGCATTATTTGCTGCTTTGTTAACGAAGGTAGGAGTGTACGCGATCATACGTACATTTTCGATAATTTTCTATCATGAACCACAAATAACTCATATGATTATCGGCGTTTTAGCTATCATAACCATTTTAATCGGTGCGATTGGCGCTATTGCATATTGGGACGTTAAGAAAATATTAATTTATAACATTGTGACGGCAGTTGGAGTAATCGTTTTCGGTGTTGCTATAGCAACAGAGATCGGTTATGCAGGATCAATCTTCTACTTAGTTCATGATATGGTTATAAAAGGAGCTCTTTTCTTACTAGCAGGAGCACTGTTTGCTATTACAGGTACAGATAAAATCAAAGAAATGGGCGGAGTCATAAAACGTCACCCATTACTTGGTTGGATGTTCTTTACTGCAACTCTTGCTTTAGCTGGTATTCCACCTCTAAGTGGATTCGTTGGAAAGGTCTTACTAACTCAAGCTGGATTAGCTGGAGGTCATTACGTATTTGTTGGTGTTATGCTTTTCTCAAGTCTTTTAGTTCTTTATTCTGTGATGAAAATATTCATGAACTGCTTCTTTAGAGAAGAAGTACTTACAGAAAAAGAAGAGAAAGGATCTACAAAAGGACTTCTTTATCCTTCTGTCATATTGATTGCAGTCTCTGCATTTATCGGTTTAGGGGCTGAAACAATAACACCGTACATCATGCAAGCAGCAGAAACGTTGATGGATCCTTCAATCTATATCCAAGCTGTTTTAAAGGAGTAG
- a CDS encoding Na(+)/H(+) antiporter subunit C gives MEILMIFVAGILIAIATYLILSKSILRIIVGTGLLAHGAHMFLLTMAGLKRGAAPLLGQEADLYADPLPQALILTAIVISFGVTSFFLVLAYRAYQELKTDDMDKLRGNENHE, from the coding sequence ATGGAGATATTAATGATATTTGTTGCAGGTATTTTAATTGCAATTGCAACCTATTTAATTCTTTCAAAAAGTATATTAAGAATTATAGTAGGTACAGGATTATTAGCACATGGAGCTCATATGTTTTTACTTACAATGGCAGGTTTAAAGCGAGGGGCTGCACCTTTACTAGGACAAGAGGCCGATTTGTACGCTGACCCCTTACCTCAAGCTCTAATATTAACTGCAATTGTTATTAGTTTTGGAGTTACATCTTTCTTCCTTGTGTTAGCATACAGAGCGTACCAAGAATTGAAGACAGACGATATGGATAAATTAAGGGGAAATGAAAATCATGAATAA
- a CDS encoding Na(+)/H(+) antiporter subunit B → MKVNDVILQTVTTVLSFIVITFAIYLFFAGHYTPGGGFIGGLMTSAALVLLLLAFDMKTVKTVFPIDFMTVAAIGLLICILSGVGSLFFNVPFLTHTFTYYDFPILGKTALATPVIFDVGVYLVVVGVAMTIIQTIGESE, encoded by the coding sequence TCAAACCGTCACTACCGTCCTATCTTTTATCGTTATTACCTTTGCCATTTACCTCTTTTTTGCAGGCCACTATACACCTGGTGGAGGTTTTATCGGGGGATTAATGACTTCAGCAGCATTAGTTCTGTTATTGTTAGCATTCGACATGAAGACAGTTAAAACAGTTTTTCCAATAGACTTTATGACAGTTGCAGCAATCGGATTATTAATTTGTATACTTAGTGGCGTCGGTTCGCTTTTCTTTAACGTTCCATTTTTAACGCATACTTTTACGTATTACGATTTTCCGATATTAGGGAAAACTGCATTAGCAACACCCGTAATTTTTGATGTTGGAGTATATTTAGTAGTTGTCGGCGTTGCGATGACCATTATTCAAACGATAGGAGAGAGTGAATAA